A stretch of the Vanacampus margaritifer isolate UIUO_Vmar chromosome 6, RoL_Vmar_1.0, whole genome shotgun sequence genome encodes the following:
- the zfc3h1 gene encoding zinc finger C3H1 domain-containing protein isoform X1, with protein sequence MNSASLPTVDVELEDGEICDDDGEENSAARRGEGNCSSSRPGGRPRGAVPPRAPRPPYANHPPPDFRNFHRPSNHRQQQCGPERPHAAGPPPGPGIAPMCGGPGPRPSFWERSHGALGRFRHRSFPNGGRGPWNRGGWAGHRPPVARYGPGPAENSNSPGRKQKLLGRNPARRAPPGLAMCDGAESFEDLLSKYRQIQLELECIRKEEAKVQGVEAKVQGVEAKVQGVEAKVQGVEAKVQGVEAKVQGVEAKGQEVAAKVQGATAAAVCPVQAVALPQASSRVPAEDKKSFQAFNIKPLRAKLFTAASLDTSGEEERKDVAEAKMATEAVEETDKCNEEAKDEGKTPGRESSASSEDVFICLDELGGQVGEDDLSELQLRLLALQSASRKWQQKEQQVMKRSRVPAAAGRTKTRSKTQDRQRDKTKAGSRERPKPVAAAKPAVRTPSDRSRPKKSSSSASAGKQALRKLRTWKLERQRGEDERHKREDEIRRIRDLSNQDEQYKRFMKLVGGKTHASAKVRDGDGRRSAGRTGPDTTGNLYQYDNYEQVAMETDSEPGSPARPAFAVEGSASFPAPALYATPLPPPLPPPAPSDPVLPPKPPFADEEEEEEMLLRETCLMSMASKRVPTAEEPFWSAPPSPTAPAAPEQPGRGNLSAVSLNTMTAPHGHKFARGAASRAPLVLPRHKSVVVSLNGSDDSDSDLEAAAATQGMFGSLEFMIKEARRTAEVNASKSKGAAATSEKENNPVRTPEALPETKKAEYRLLREELASREKQKASNHDTRSAAAANPAAASPVSQAEQKLLKQRELLVRDEALLKNLLQQQLKKSESLKAAESKVARLREQMQASEKIVLANKTLLKKIQEQVRRVDHRVSIKKSLAARLEQELLWTQMAAGREPKRKAGAVHKPARKLQRVDAATHFAALMAQKQRLQQLESEYALKIQKLKEAQALHNKAPPAQASGERRRRRQPKAAALPESKVCPPASPGPPQPSLHDLTQDILVLGSEDGPETEAGEPEAAHPKAGEPESAPGPRAESARPLRRSNSTKPNLEQLSSTPAAKGRGAAKPAKAAVDGAGLDLEALRSRRWPGLGELLLDELAALGELTREEDRDPHKSATVLPAATDASRAAEQSAVAQPAVAQSAVAQPAAVLPFGPYRSPLLVFKSYRFSPYYRTKEKLSLSSATYSNAIRPKRCFCRFDLTGTCNDDECSWQHVRSCTLAGSLLFQDVLSYDLSLIGCSDSSSDCQIGAATEQYLSKLFGAHKDGMAMDQKAVFLLSKVNESRRHVPPFTTWKDKRKWRPSAQGERVADRAGEEDAAGEERTCAVTDGDAGWLDAGWLDAGWLDAGWLDARVTSEDKRYFVSDTDDICKLESGVLEKPADTQLWIKLAFRYLHQGDTPAGECLEAALNTLSRALESNCDDPEVWTHYLTLFSRRGRRDEVEEMCQMAVEHAPQRRVWWNYLSLAATFEAKDGVCERLANFLLTCCDASEEVSFQLLEALVYRVHLNVFAGRLDAALAVFQDALAADVGRRLAAGHRALAWLSLIHLKEFCRLPSALLDASESGPSRLVGAERFLLPWRSAADIATPHRQLMQLFTDAIRQCSDQSAAPRERTLACLPLHINFLLLHRLSGRFEEGVSLCEALVEACPESCVLRDVLCQLHVCRGNADGAVDAWLRALAECPRDARIFYHCCRFLVAQDKSSAVTPLFRGFVWSLCEERCAHLPPVDLLRSMLGLPTEGVRASAVLRKDVEDLPLRQRSFLHLLHCRWHWLQGSSDAASDAFERALGSAATSEQLQRVWSDYLEFCRSHAAQRLPDLILRCLGTVPARLQVPFDPTHFWTSYRFHNKVVSLYLSCVAPSQHAALLERLHYMMPANIALSLRLMQHECEDGNMEHVRFQARMLTNSAPKCLPAWNIAIAVEAELRQPAEARRLVQQALQHLPLCAQLWKHLLQWEACVGGAGAAERVGRVLSRAEEAGVTLAEPLAAAQTDVVGGADAL encoded by the exons ATGAATTCGGCGTCGCTCCCGACGGTCGACGTCGAGTTGGAAGACGGAGAAATCTGCGACGACGACGGCGAGGAGAACTCCGCCGCCCGGCGGGGGGAGGGgaactgcagcagcagcagacccGGCGGCAGGCCCCGCGGCGCGGTGCCTCCGCGGGCTCCAAGGCCGCCCTACGCGAACCACCCGCCGCCAGACTTTCGCAACTTCCACAGACCCTCAAACCACCGGCAGCAGCAGTGCGGGCCGGAGCGACCTCACGCTGCCGGCCCGCCGCCCGGGCCGGGGATCGCCCCCATGTGCGGCGGGCCGGGTCCGCGGCCCAGCTTCTGGGAGCGGAGCCACGGCGCTCTGGGAAGGTTCCGACACCGAAGCTTCCCCAACGGAGGACGAGGGCCCTGGAACCGAGGCGGCTGGGCCGGCCACAGACCCCCCGTGGCTCGTTACGGACCAGGGCCAGCCGAGAACAGCAACAGCCCGGGCAGGAAAC AGAAGCTGCTCGGAAGGAACCCGGCAAGGAGAGCACCGCCCGGCCTGGCCATGTGCGACGGCGCCGAGTCCTTTGAGGACCTGCTGTCCAAGTACAGGCAGATCCAGCTGGAGCTGGAGTGCATCCGAAAGGAGGAGGCCAAGGTCCAGGGGGTAGAGGCCAAGGTCCAGGGGGTAGAGGCCAAGGTCCAGGGGGTAGAGGCCAAGGTCCAGGGGGTAGAGGCCAAGGTCCAGGGGGTAGAGGCCAAGGTCCAGGGGGTAGAGGCCAAGGGTCAAGAGGTGGCGGCCAAGGTTCAGGGGGCTACTGCGGCGGCAGTGTGTCCCGTCCAAGCCGTCGCGCTTCCCCAAGCGTCTTCGCGGGTTCCGGCAGAGGACAAGAAAAGTTTCCAGGCGTTCAACATCAAGCCTTTGCGTGCGAAGCTCTTCACGGCGGCCAGTTTGGACACGAGCGGCGAggaggagaggaaggacg TCGCCGAGGCCAAGATGGCAACCGAAGCGGTGGAGGAGACGGACAAGTGCAACGAGGAAGCCAAGGATGAGGGCAAAACCCCCGGCAGAGAGTCGTCGGCCTCCAGCGAGGACGTCTTCATCTGTCTGGACGAG cTGGGCGGGCAGGTGGGGGAGGACGACCTGTCGGAGCTTCAGCTGCGTCTGCTGGCGCTGCAGTCGGCCAGCCGCAAGTGGCAGCAGAAGGAGCAACAGGTGATGAAGAGGAGCAGGGTACCCGCCGCCGCCGGCAGGACCAAGACCAGGTCTAAGACTCAGGACCGGCAGCGAGACAAAACCAAGGCCGGGAGCAGGGAGCGGCCCAAGCCCGTTGCCGCCGCCAAGCCCGCCGTCAGAACTCCCTCAGACAGAAGCAGGCCCAAGAAGAGCAGCAGCTCAG CCTCGGCCGGCAAACAGGCCTTGCGTAAGCTGCGCACGTGGAAGCTGGAGCGGCAGCGGGGCGAAGACGAGCGGCACAAACGTGAGGACGAAATCCGCCGAATCCGCGACCTGTCCAACCAGGACGAGCAGTACAAGCGCTTCATGAAGCTGGTAGGCGGCAAGACGCACGCCAGCGCCAAG GTCCGGGACGGAGACGGGAGGAGATCCGCCGGCAGGACGGGCCCAGACACCACGGGAAACCTCTACCAGTACGACAACTACGAGcaggttgccatggaaacggACAGCGAGCCCGGTTCTCCAG CTCGTCCCGCGTTCGCCGTCGAAGGCTCGGCGTCGTTCCCCGCGCCGGCGCTTTACGCCACG CCCTTGCCGCCGCCCCTGCCCCCTCCGGCGCCCTCGGACCCGGTGCTCCCTCCCAAGCCTCCGTTTGccgatgaggaagaggaggaggagatgctGCTCCGCGAGACCTGCCTCATGTCCATGGCCAGCAAGCGGGTGCCGACCGCCGAG GAGCCCTTCTGGagcgcccccccctccccgacgGCGCCGGCGGCCCCCGAGCAGCCCGGCAGAGGAAACCTGAGCGCCGTCAGCCTCAACACCATGACGGCGCCGCATGGACACAAGTTTGCCCGAGGAGCGGCTTCCAGAGCGCCACTGGTG CTGCCACGCCACAAGTCGGTGGTGGTGTCTCTGAACGGTTCTGACGACAGCGACTCGGAcctggaggcggcggcggcaacgCAGGGCATGTTCGGCAGCTTGGAGTTCATGATCAAAGAAGCCCGAAGGACGGCCGAGGTCAACGCCAGCAAGTCCAAAGGCGCGGCAGCAACCTCGGAGAAGGAGAACAATCCGGTGCGGACGCCGGAAGCTTTGCCGGAGACCAAGAAGGCCGAGTACCGCCTCCTCAGGGAGGAGCTGGCCAG CCGGGAGAAGCAGAAGGCGTCCAATCACGACACTCGCTCAGCAGCCGCCGCCAATCCCGCCGCGGCGTCGCCGGTGAGCCAAGCCGAGCAGAAGCTGCTGAAGCAAAG AGAGTTGCTGGTCCGAGACGAGGCGCTGCTCAAGAACCTCCTGCAGCAGCAGCTCAAGAAGTCCGAATCCCTCAAGGCGGCCGAGTCCAAAGTGGCCCGACTGCGCGAGCAGATGCAAGCCTCCGAGAAGATCGTCCTGGCCAACAAAACGCTGCTCAAGAAGATTCAGGAGCAG GTGCGGCGTGTGGACCACCGCGTGTCCATCAAGAAGTCGCTGGCCGCCCGCTTGGAGCAAGAACTGCTTTGGACGCAGATGGCCGCCGGGCGGGAACCCAAGCGCAAAGCCGGCGCCGTCCACAAGCCG GCCCGGAAGCTTCAGCGAGTGGACGCCGCCACCCACTTTGCAGCGCTGATGGCTCAGAAGCAGCGTCTGCAGCAACTGGAGTCGGAATACGCGCTGAAGATCCAGAAACTGAAGGAGGCTCAGGCCTTGCACAACAAAGCGCCGCCGGCCCAAGCGAGCGGCGAgcgccggcggcggcggcagcccAAAGCCGCCGCGCTTCCCGAGTCCAAAGTTTGCCCGCCGGCCTCCCCGGGCCCGCCTCAGCCCTCCCTGCACGACCTCACCCAGGACATCCTGGTCCTGGGCAGCGAGGACGGCCCGGAGACGGAGGCGGGTGAACCCGAGGCGGCCCATCCCAAGGCGGGTGAGCCGGAGTCGGCTCCGGGTCCTCGCGCGGAGTCCGCTCGCCCTCTCCGCCGCTCCAACTCCACCAAACCCAACCTGGAGCAGCTGAGTTCCACTCCCGCCGCCAAAGGCCGCGGCGCCGCCAAGCCCGCCAAGGCCGCGGTGGACGGCGCCGGTCTGGACTTGGAAGCGCTCAGGAGCCGGCGGTGGCCGGGCCTGGGCGAGCTCCTCCTGGACGAGCTGGCCGCTCTGGGGGAGCTGACCCGCGAGGAGGACCGAGACCCGCACAAAAGCGCGACG GTGCTGCCGGCGGCCACGGACGCAAGTCGAGCTGCGGAGCAGTCCGCCGTGGCGCAGCCCGCCGTGGCGCAGTCCGCCGTGGCGCAGCCCGCCGCGGTGCTTCCTTTTGGCCCGTACCGCAGTCCGCTGTTGGTCTTCAAGTCTTACAG GTTCAGTCCGTACTACCGAACCAAGGAGAAGCTGTCCCTCAGTTCGGCCACCTACAGCAACGCCATCCGCCCCAAACGCTGCTTCTGTCGCTTCGACCTGACGGGAACGTGCAACGACGACGAGTGCTCGTG GCAACACGTGAGGAGCTGCACGCTGGCAGGAAGTCTGCTCTTCCAGGATGTGCTCTCCTACGACttgtctctgattggctgctcgGACAGCAGCTCGGATTGCCAAATCGGCGCCGCCACAG AACAATACCTGAGCAAGCTGTTTGGTGCGCACAAAGACGGGATGGCGATGGACCAAAAGGCCGTCTTCCTGCTCAGCAAAGTCAACGAGAGCCGTCGGCACG TGCCGCCCTTCACCACCTGGAAGGACAAAAGAAAATGGAGGCCGTCGGCGCAGGGCGAGCGTGTCGCCGACCGGGCGGGCGAGGAAGACGCCGCCGGAGAGGAGCGGACGTGCGCCGTGACCG ACGGGGACGCGGGCTGGTTGGACGCGGGCTGGTTGGACGCGGGCTGGTTGGACGCGGGCTGGTTGGACGCGCGCGTGACGTCCGAGGACAAACGTTACTTTGTCAGCGACACGGACGACATCTGCAAGTTGGAGAGCGGCGTGCTGGAAAAACCGGCCGACACGCAGCTGTGGATCAAGCTGGCCTTCCGATACCTCCACCAAGGCGACAC GCCGGCCGGCGAGTGTTTGGAGGCGGCGCTCAACACGCTGTCGCGCGCGCTGGAGAGCAACTGCGACGACCCCGAAGTGTGGACGCACTACCTGACGCTTTTCTCTCGCCGCGGACGGCGCGACGAAGTGGAGGAGATGTGCCAGATGGCGGTGGAGCACGCGCCGCAGCGCCGCGTCTGGTGGAAC TACCTGAGCCTGGCGGCGACCTTCGAGGCCAAAGACGGCGTGTGCGAGCGGCTCGCCAACTTCCTGCTGACGTGCTGCGACGCCTCGGAGGAGGTTTCCTTCCAGCTGTTGGAGGCGCTGGTCTACCGCGTCCACTTGAACGTCTTCGCCGGCCGCCTGGACGCCGCCCTCGCCGTCTTCCAG GACGCCTTGGCGGCCGACGTGGGCCGGCGTCTGGCGGCAGGCCACCGCGCACTGGCCTGGTTGTCGTTGATCCACCTGAAGGAGTTCTGCCGCCTCCCGTCCGCTCTGTTGGACGCGTCCGAGTCGGGCCCGTCCAGGCTGGTCGGCGCCGAGCGCTTCCTGCTCCCGTGGCGCTCGGCCGCCGACATCGCTACGCCGCACCGGCAGCTGATGCAGCTCTTTACAG ACGCCATCCGTCAGTGCAGCGACCAATCGGCGGCGCCGCGTGAGAGGACGTTGGCGTGCCTGCCCCTGCATATCAACTTCCTGCTCCTGCACAGACTGTCGGGCAG gTTTGAGGAGGGCGTGTCCTTGTGCGAGGCGCTTGTGGAGGCGTGTCCCGAGTCGTGCGTCCTGCGCGACGTCCTGTGCCAGCTGCACGTTTGCCGGGGGAACGCCGACGGCGCCGTCGACGCGTGGCTGCGCGCGCTGGCCGAGTGTCCGCGCGACGCTCGCATCTTCTACCACTGCTGCCGCTTTCTCGTGGCTCAG GACAAAAGTAGCGCCGTGACGCCGCTCTTCCGAGGATTCGTGTGGTCCCTGTGCGAGGAGCGATGCGCTCACCTGCCGCCCGTCGACCTCCTGCG GAGCATGCTGGGCCTTCCCACGGAGGGGGTGCGAGCGTCGGCCGTGCTCAGGAAGGACGTGGAAGACTTGCCGCTCCGCCAGCGCTCCTTCCTGCATCTGCTTCACTG TCGCTGGCATTGGCTGCAGGGATCGTCGGACGCCGCCTCGGACGCCTTCGAGAGGGCGCTGGGCTCGGCGGCCACAAGCGAGCAGCTGCAGCGCGTGTGGAGCGA CTACTTGGAGTTCTGCCGCTCGCACGCCGCCCAGCGGTTGCCCGACTTGATCCTTCGCTGCCTGGGCACCGTGCCCGCACGCCTGCAGGTGCCCTTTGACCCCACCCACTTCTGGACATCCTACCGCTTCCACAACAAG GTGGTGTCGCTCTACCTCAGCTGCGTCGCGCCGTCGCAACACGCCGCGCTCCTGGAAAGACTCCATTACATGATGCCGGCCAACATCGCCCTTTCGCTCAG gTTGATGCAGCACGAGTGCGAGGACGGCAACATGGAGCACGTCCGCTTCCAGGCCAGGATGTTGACCAACAGCGCCCCCAAGTGTTTGCCCGCTTGGAACAT TGCCATCGCCGTGGAGGCGGAGCTAAGGCAGCCGGCAGAG GCGCGTCGTCTTGTGCAACAAGCGCTCCAGCATCTTCCGCTCTGCGCCCAACTCTGGAAACAT CTGCTGCAGTGGGAAGCGTGCGTGGGCGGCGCAGGCGCGGCGGAGCGCGTGGGCCGCGTGCTGTCGCGCGCCGAAGAGGCGGGCGTGACTTTAGCCGAGCCGCTCGCCGCTGCTCAGACGGACGTGGTCGGCGGGGCGGATGCGCTTTGA